A single genomic interval of Cydia strobilella chromosome 3, ilCydStro3.1, whole genome shotgun sequence harbors:
- the LOC134756069 gene encoding uncharacterized protein LOC134756069 isoform X2 yields the protein MSATWDAGDSTPGSDVTRLFPKCQPRMHRHDRLNSGLEGREHSINNVSSDEERESQLVILNSKGSAYKLRDSRIIEIAGGRELYSQSRTKAVRKLRHSNTHKHNLRNKVRSLGKDTLDYSDNLSNEISLHRLNNEPKKMISRHTSPTYTNGDREPIIEETMGIPKNSSPILDPHKTNDASTKTSPIAVVADGEVVVFDDNEDWKVILNSVSLGLRMDPDASDHEIDMSVKRTLDNMKNGDSDVMNNKSELSESESSPGEERSDASPSGVWMSEDEDKGRVTRVIGELPIAEYEGSPRRYGIGSQKQTVRSPRPGFPQRIVTESRDVTPPSGSAAFDYLYEFSETRKVLEEFFRCPAVAGHTQLNSNDEIVNFQELDYELRRQTQDCPSENGVEGSDAEWPHTDTLDSPHTAHNHTNFLGLQQQRECYGEPNVAALRVGSAWSGSASPAAPPPRTRAPLALSPETSDEGSDLSLIIMENELSEMKVQMDASRVVVTHLPIVEDGLSSGHASDNDNNNQLPTLQQGHSSVIIEEIVENGTSAEAHVLSDADLHSLDPLACSEVSPPPPAPAPHRPADEPERAPHQPHQPHQPHQPHQPHQPHTPHVAHDDYPNSRKRPSSAQSTDSVEIKPASGDEDEADTDLETDRLLGQQRTDDQGFFDDKGWRKPKSRTVMPAGSVSGGARSPPHDDQDETHHNGKDKDGKKKSKNKEDMRSVLIEGVLFRARYLGSTQLACEGQPTKATRMLQAEEAVSRIKWGCEGPYSGVYAAPAAVFRLTFLGSVEVEEDKRRRKRLKKNMVEEAVNKIKVRAPEGENQPSTEVDLFISTEKIMVLNTELKEIMMDHALRTISYIADIGDLVVLMARRRFVPHETDSDQPKLNRTPKMICHVFESEEAQFIAQSIGQAFQVAYMEFLKANGIEDHSFVKEMDYQEVLNSQEIFGDELQMFAKKELQKEVVVPKTKGEILGVVVVESGWGSMLPTVVIANLAPAGAAARCGQLNIGDQIIAINGVSLVGLPLSTCQTYIKNSKNQTVVKLTVVPCAPVVEVKIKRPDTKYQLGFSVQNGVICSLLRGGIAERGGVRVGHRIIEINSQSVVAVPHERIVNLLATSVGEILMKTMPTSMFRLLTGQENPVFI from the exons ATGAGCGCGACGTGGGACGCGGGGGACTCCACGCCGGGCTCCGACGTCACGCGGCTGTTCCCCAAGTGCCAGCCAAGGATGCACCGCCACGACAG GTTGAACTCCGGTCTGGAGGGCCGGGAACACAGCATCAACAACGTTTCCTCGGACGAAGAGCGCGAGAGCCAACTGGTCATACTCAACTCCAAGGGGAGCGCCTACAAACTTAGAGACTCCAG GATAATAGAAATAGCAGGCGGCCGAGAGCTCTACTCGCAGAGTCGAACCAAAGCGGTTCGGAAGCTAAGACACAGCAACACACACAAACATAACCTTCGGAACAAGGTGCGCTCTCTGGGCAAGGACACACTCGACTATTCGGACAATCTTAGTAAcgag ATATCCTTGCACAGGCTAAACAATGAGCCTAAAAAAATGATATCACGGCACACGTCACCGACATACACAAATGGGGACCGTGAACCCATCATAGAAGAGACGATGGGGATTCCCAAAAACAGTTCGCCAATTCTAGACCCCCATAAAACGAATGACGCGAGCACTAAGACTAGCCCCATAGCGGTCGTTGCGGACGGAGAGGTCGTCGTTTTTGACGATAACGAGGACTGGAAAG TGATATTGAATTCTGTGTCCCTAGGTCTTCGGATGGACCCGGATGCTAGTGATCACGAGATCGATATGAGTGTAAAAAGAACTTTAGACAATATGAAAAACGGTGACAGTGATGTGATGAACAATAAAAGTGAGTTAAGTGAGAGTGAGTCGAGTCCTGGGGAGGAAAGGAGTGATGCAAGCCCTTCTGGTGTTTGGATGTCAGAGGATGAAGATAAGGGGAGGGTTACAAGGGTGATTGGGGAGCTGCCTATAGCAGAATATGAGGGGTCACCGCGGAGATATGGCATTGGCAGTCAAAAACAGACTGTCAGGTCGCCGAGGCCCGGATTTCCGCAG CGCATAGTGACAGAGAGCAGAGACGTAACGCCGCCATCAGGGTCAGCAGCATTCGACTACCTGTACGAGTTCTCCGAGACACGGAAGGTTCTCGAAGAGTTCTTCAGGTGTCCCGCGGTAGCTGGCCATACGCAGCTCAACAGCAACGATGAGATTGTTAACTTTCAG GAGTTAGATTACGAGCTCCGCCGTCAAACGCAAGACTGTCCGTCGGAGAACGGAGTTGAGGGGAGCGACGCGGAGTGGCCGCACACAGACACGCTGGACTCACCACACACGGCGCACAACCACACCAACTTCCTAGGATTACAG CAACAACGCGAGTGCTACGGCGAGCCCAACGTAGCGGCCCTCCGGGTCGGATCAGCGTGGAGCGGCTCCGCGTCCCCCGCCGCCCCGCCGCCCCGCACCCGTGCTCCACTCGCCTTGTCTCCTGAAACAAGCGACGAGGGTAGTGATCTCTCGCTCATCATCATGGAAAACGAGCTGAGCGAGATGAAAG TTCAAATGGACGCAAGTCGCGTGGTGGTGACGCACCTGCCCATCGTGGAGGACGGACTGTCGTCTGGCCACGCCTCAGACAATGACAATAATAACCAACTGCCGACCTTACAACAG GGGCATTCTTCAGTGATAATTGAGGAGATTGTGGAGAACGGAACCAGCGCGGAGGCTCACGTGCTTTCTGACGCCGACCTACACTCGTTGGATCCTCTAG CGTGCAGCGAAGTGtccccgccgccgcccgcgccggcgccgcaCCGCCCCGCCGACGAGCCCGAGCGCGCGCCGCACCAGCCGCACCAGCCGCACCAGCCACACCAGCCGCACCAGCCACACCAGCCACACACGCCACATGTAGCGCACGACGATTATCCCAATAG TAGGAAAAGGCCCTCATCAGCGCAGAGTACAGACTCCGTGGAAATCAAACCTGCGAGTGGAGATGAAG ATGAAGCGGACACGGACCTGGAGACTGACAGACTATTAGGGCAGCAGAGGACGGACGACCAGGGATTCTTCGACGATAAG GGATGGCGCAAACCGAAATCACGTACAGTGATGCCAGCGGGCAGCGTCTCCGGCGGCGCGCGGTCTCCTCCACACGACGATCAGGATGAAACACATCATAATGGGAAG gataAAGATGGAAAAAAGAAAAGCAAAAATAAAGAAG ACATGCGTTCAGTTCTCATCGAAGGCGTATTATTCCGAGCGCGTTACCTCGGCTCAACCCAACTGGCTTGCGAAGGACAGCCAACTAAAGCCACCAGGATGCTCCAGGCCGAAGAGGCTGTCTCCAGAATCAAG TGGGGCTGCGAGGGCCCGTACTCCGGCGTGTACGCGGCGCCGGCCGCCGTGTTCCGGCTCACTTTCCTGGGCTCGGTCGAGGTGGAGGAGGACAAGCGGCGACGGAAACGCCTCAAGAAGAACATGGTTGAGGAGGCGGTCAATAAGATTAAGGTGCGG GCTCCCGAAGGTGAAAACCAGCCAAGCACAGAAGTAGATCTCTTTATATCGACGGAGAAAATCATGGTCCTGAACACAGAACTAAAAGAAATCATGATGGACCACGCGCTCCGGACCATTTCGTACATCGCTGATATAGGGGACCTGGTGGTTCTCATGGCTAGGAGAAGGTTTGTGCCGCACGAGACGGATTCTGATCAACCGAAATTGAACAGGACGCCCAAGATGATATGCCACGTTTTTGAGAGTGAAgag GCGCAATTCATAGCACAATCCATCGGCCAAGCGTTCCAAGTGGCATACATGGAGTTCCTGAAAGCGAACGGGATCGAGGACCACAGCTTCGTCAAAGAAATGGACTATCAGGAAGTCCTGAACAGCCAGGAGATCTTTGGAGATGAATTACAGATGTTCGCCAAGAAGGAGCTGCAGAAGGAGGTGGTGGTGCCGAAGACGAAGGGCGAGATTCTGGGGGTGGTGGTGGTGGAGTCGGGGTGGGGTTCCATGTTGCCGACGGTGGTGATCGCTAATTTGGCACCAGCGGGTGCGGCGGCGAGGTGTGGGCAGCTCAATATAG GTGATCAAATAATCGCAATAAACGGCGTGAGCCTAGTCGGACTACCGCTATCAACGTGTCAGACGTACATAAAGAACTCCAAGAACCAAACGGTGGTGAAGCTGACGGTGGTGCCGTGTGCGCCCGTGGTGGAGGTCAAGATTAAACGGCCTGACACCAAGTATCAGCTCGGGTTCAGCGTGCAGAATGGAGTG ATATGCAGCTTACTCCGTGGCGGCATCGCCGAGCGCGGCGGCGTGCGCGTCGGTCACCGCATCATCGAGATCAACTCGCAGAGCGTCGTCGCCGTTCCGCACGAGCGCATCGTCAACCTGCTGGCGACATCTGTGGGCGAG atcCTAATGAAAACGATGCCGACCTCCATGTTCCGGCTGCTGACGGGCCAGGAAAACCCCGTGTTCATATAA
- the LOC134756069 gene encoding uncharacterized protein LOC134756069 isoform X4, translating into MSATWDAGDSTPGSDVTRLFPKCQPRMHRHDRLNSGLEGREHSINNVSSDEERESQLVILNSKGSAYKLRDSRIIEIAGGRELYSQSRTKAVRKLRHSNTHKHNLRNKVRSLGKDTLDYSDNLSNEISLHRLNNEPKKMISRHTSPTYTNGDREPIIEETMGIPKNSSPILDPHKTNDASTKTSPIAVVADGEVVVFDDNEDWKGLRMDPDASDHEIDMSVKRTLDNMKNGDSDVMNNKSELSESESSPGEERSDASPSGVWMSEDEDKGRVTRVIGELPIAEYEGSPRRYGIGSQKQTVRSPRPGFPQRIVTESRDVTPPSGSAAFDYLYEFSETRKVLEEFFRCPAVAGHTQLNSNDEIVNFQELDYELRRQTQDCPSENGVEGSDAEWPHTDTLDSPHTAHNHTNFLGLQQQRECYGEPNVAALRVGSAWSGSASPAAPPPRTRAPLALSPETSDEGSDLSLIIMENELSEMKVQMDASRVVVTHLPIVEDGLSSGHASDNDNNNQLPTLQQGHSSVIIEEIVENGTSAEAHVLSDADLHSLDPLACSEVSPPPPAPAPHRPADEPERAPHQPHQPHQPHQPHQPHQPHTPHVAHDDYPNSRKRPSSAQSTDSVEIKPASGDEDEADTDLETDRLLGQQRTDDQGFFDDKGWRKPKSRTVMPAGSVSGGARSPPHDDQDETHHNGKDKDGKKKSKNKEDMRSVLIEGVLFRARYLGSTQLACEGQPTKATRMLQAEEAVSRIKWGCEGPYSGVYAAPAAVFRLTFLGSVEVEEDKRRRKRLKKNMVEEAVNKIKVRAPEGENQPSTEVDLFISTEKIMVLNTELKEIMMDHALRTISYIADIGDLVVLMARRRFVPHETDSDQPKLNRTPKMICHVFESEEAQFIAQSIGQAFQVAYMEFLKANGIEDHSFVKEMDYQEVLNSQEIFGDELQMFAKKELQKEVVVPKTKGEILGVVVVESGWGSMLPTVVIANLAPAGAAARCGQLNIGDQIIAINGVSLVGLPLSTCQTYIKNSKNQTVVKLTVVPCAPVVEVKIKRPDTKYQLGFSVQNGVICSLLRGGIAERGGVRVGHRIIEINSQSVVAVPHERIVNLLATSVGEILMKTMPTSMFRLLTGQENPVFI; encoded by the exons ATGAGCGCGACGTGGGACGCGGGGGACTCCACGCCGGGCTCCGACGTCACGCGGCTGTTCCCCAAGTGCCAGCCAAGGATGCACCGCCACGACAG GTTGAACTCCGGTCTGGAGGGCCGGGAACACAGCATCAACAACGTTTCCTCGGACGAAGAGCGCGAGAGCCAACTGGTCATACTCAACTCCAAGGGGAGCGCCTACAAACTTAGAGACTCCAG GATAATAGAAATAGCAGGCGGCCGAGAGCTCTACTCGCAGAGTCGAACCAAAGCGGTTCGGAAGCTAAGACACAGCAACACACACAAACATAACCTTCGGAACAAGGTGCGCTCTCTGGGCAAGGACACACTCGACTATTCGGACAATCTTAGTAAcgag ATATCCTTGCACAGGCTAAACAATGAGCCTAAAAAAATGATATCACGGCACACGTCACCGACATACACAAATGGGGACCGTGAACCCATCATAGAAGAGACGATGGGGATTCCCAAAAACAGTTCGCCAATTCTAGACCCCCATAAAACGAATGACGCGAGCACTAAGACTAGCCCCATAGCGGTCGTTGCGGACGGAGAGGTCGTCGTTTTTGACGATAACGAGGACTGGAAAG GTCTTCGGATGGACCCGGATGCTAGTGATCACGAGATCGATATGAGTGTAAAAAGAACTTTAGACAATATGAAAAACGGTGACAGTGATGTGATGAACAATAAAAGTGAGTTAAGTGAGAGTGAGTCGAGTCCTGGGGAGGAAAGGAGTGATGCAAGCCCTTCTGGTGTTTGGATGTCAGAGGATGAAGATAAGGGGAGGGTTACAAGGGTGATTGGGGAGCTGCCTATAGCAGAATATGAGGGGTCACCGCGGAGATATGGCATTGGCAGTCAAAAACAGACTGTCAGGTCGCCGAGGCCCGGATTTCCGCAG CGCATAGTGACAGAGAGCAGAGACGTAACGCCGCCATCAGGGTCAGCAGCATTCGACTACCTGTACGAGTTCTCCGAGACACGGAAGGTTCTCGAAGAGTTCTTCAGGTGTCCCGCGGTAGCTGGCCATACGCAGCTCAACAGCAACGATGAGATTGTTAACTTTCAG GAGTTAGATTACGAGCTCCGCCGTCAAACGCAAGACTGTCCGTCGGAGAACGGAGTTGAGGGGAGCGACGCGGAGTGGCCGCACACAGACACGCTGGACTCACCACACACGGCGCACAACCACACCAACTTCCTAGGATTACAG CAACAACGCGAGTGCTACGGCGAGCCCAACGTAGCGGCCCTCCGGGTCGGATCAGCGTGGAGCGGCTCCGCGTCCCCCGCCGCCCCGCCGCCCCGCACCCGTGCTCCACTCGCCTTGTCTCCTGAAACAAGCGACGAGGGTAGTGATCTCTCGCTCATCATCATGGAAAACGAGCTGAGCGAGATGAAAG TTCAAATGGACGCAAGTCGCGTGGTGGTGACGCACCTGCCCATCGTGGAGGACGGACTGTCGTCTGGCCACGCCTCAGACAATGACAATAATAACCAACTGCCGACCTTACAACAG GGGCATTCTTCAGTGATAATTGAGGAGATTGTGGAGAACGGAACCAGCGCGGAGGCTCACGTGCTTTCTGACGCCGACCTACACTCGTTGGATCCTCTAG CGTGCAGCGAAGTGtccccgccgccgcccgcgccggcgccgcaCCGCCCCGCCGACGAGCCCGAGCGCGCGCCGCACCAGCCGCACCAGCCGCACCAGCCACACCAGCCGCACCAGCCACACCAGCCACACACGCCACATGTAGCGCACGACGATTATCCCAATAG TAGGAAAAGGCCCTCATCAGCGCAGAGTACAGACTCCGTGGAAATCAAACCTGCGAGTGGAGATGAAG ATGAAGCGGACACGGACCTGGAGACTGACAGACTATTAGGGCAGCAGAGGACGGACGACCAGGGATTCTTCGACGATAAG GGATGGCGCAAACCGAAATCACGTACAGTGATGCCAGCGGGCAGCGTCTCCGGCGGCGCGCGGTCTCCTCCACACGACGATCAGGATGAAACACATCATAATGGGAAG gataAAGATGGAAAAAAGAAAAGCAAAAATAAAGAAG ACATGCGTTCAGTTCTCATCGAAGGCGTATTATTCCGAGCGCGTTACCTCGGCTCAACCCAACTGGCTTGCGAAGGACAGCCAACTAAAGCCACCAGGATGCTCCAGGCCGAAGAGGCTGTCTCCAGAATCAAG TGGGGCTGCGAGGGCCCGTACTCCGGCGTGTACGCGGCGCCGGCCGCCGTGTTCCGGCTCACTTTCCTGGGCTCGGTCGAGGTGGAGGAGGACAAGCGGCGACGGAAACGCCTCAAGAAGAACATGGTTGAGGAGGCGGTCAATAAGATTAAGGTGCGG GCTCCCGAAGGTGAAAACCAGCCAAGCACAGAAGTAGATCTCTTTATATCGACGGAGAAAATCATGGTCCTGAACACAGAACTAAAAGAAATCATGATGGACCACGCGCTCCGGACCATTTCGTACATCGCTGATATAGGGGACCTGGTGGTTCTCATGGCTAGGAGAAGGTTTGTGCCGCACGAGACGGATTCTGATCAACCGAAATTGAACAGGACGCCCAAGATGATATGCCACGTTTTTGAGAGTGAAgag GCGCAATTCATAGCACAATCCATCGGCCAAGCGTTCCAAGTGGCATACATGGAGTTCCTGAAAGCGAACGGGATCGAGGACCACAGCTTCGTCAAAGAAATGGACTATCAGGAAGTCCTGAACAGCCAGGAGATCTTTGGAGATGAATTACAGATGTTCGCCAAGAAGGAGCTGCAGAAGGAGGTGGTGGTGCCGAAGACGAAGGGCGAGATTCTGGGGGTGGTGGTGGTGGAGTCGGGGTGGGGTTCCATGTTGCCGACGGTGGTGATCGCTAATTTGGCACCAGCGGGTGCGGCGGCGAGGTGTGGGCAGCTCAATATAG GTGATCAAATAATCGCAATAAACGGCGTGAGCCTAGTCGGACTACCGCTATCAACGTGTCAGACGTACATAAAGAACTCCAAGAACCAAACGGTGGTGAAGCTGACGGTGGTGCCGTGTGCGCCCGTGGTGGAGGTCAAGATTAAACGGCCTGACACCAAGTATCAGCTCGGGTTCAGCGTGCAGAATGGAGTG ATATGCAGCTTACTCCGTGGCGGCATCGCCGAGCGCGGCGGCGTGCGCGTCGGTCACCGCATCATCGAGATCAACTCGCAGAGCGTCGTCGCCGTTCCGCACGAGCGCATCGTCAACCTGCTGGCGACATCTGTGGGCGAG atcCTAATGAAAACGATGCCGACCTCCATGTTCCGGCTGCTGACGGGCCAGGAAAACCCCGTGTTCATATAA
- the LOC134756069 gene encoding uncharacterized protein LOC134756069 isoform X3, whose amino-acid sequence MSATRDAGDSTPGSDVTRLFPKCRPRMHRHDRLNSGLEGREHSINNVSSDEERESQLVILNSKGSAYKLRDSRIIEIAGGRELYSQSRTKAVRKLRHSNTHKHNLRNKVRSLGKDTLDYSDNLSNEISLHRLNNEPKKMISRHTSPTYTNGDREPIIEETMGIPKNSSPILDPHKTNDASTKTSPIAVVADGEVVVFDDNEDWKVILNSVSLGLRMDPDASDHEIDMSVKRTLDNMKNGDSDVMNNKSELSESESSPGEERSDASPSGVWMSEDEDKGRVTRVIGELPIAEYEGSPRRYGIGSQKQTVRSPRPGFPQRIVTESRDVTPPSGSAAFDYLYEFSETRKVLEEFFRCPAVAGHTQLNSNDEIVNFQELDYELRRQTQDCPSENGVEGSDAEWPHTDTLDSPHTAHNHTNFLGLQQQRECYGEPNVAALRVGSAWSGSASPAAPPPRTRAPLALSPETSDEGSDLSLIIMENELSEMKVQMDASRVVVTHLPIVEDGLSSGHASDNDNNNQLPTLQQGHSSVIIEEIVENGTSAEAHVLSDADLHSLDPLACSEVSPPPPAPAPHRPADEPERAPHQPHQPHQPHQPHQPHQPHTPHVAHDDYPNSRKRPSSAQSTDSVEIKPASGDEDEADTDLETDRLLGQQRTDDQGFFDDKGWRKPKSRTVMPAGSVSGGARSPPHDDQDETHHNGKDKDGKKKSKNKEDMRSVLIEGVLFRARYLGSTQLACEGQPTKATRMLQAEEAVSRIKWGCEGPYSGVYAAPAAVFRLTFLGSVEVEEDKRRRKRLKKNMVEEAVNKIKVRAPEGENQPSTEVDLFISTEKIMVLNTELKEIMMDHALRTISYIADIGDLVVLMARRRFVPHETDSDQPKLNRTPKMICHVFESEEAQFIAQSIGQAFQVAYMEFLKANGIEDHSFVKEMDYQEVLNSQEIFGDELQMFAKKELQKEVVVPKTKGEILGVVVVESGWGSMLPTVVIANLAPAGAAARCGQLNIGDQIIAINGVSLVGLPLSTCQTYIKNSKNQTVVKLTVVPCAPVVEVKIKRPDTKYQLGFSVQNGVICSLLRGGIAERGGVRVGHRIIEINSQSVVAVPHERIVNLLATSVGEILMKTMPTSMFRLLTGQENPVFI is encoded by the exons ATGAGCGCGACGCGGGACGCGGGGGACTCCACGCCGGGCTCCGACGTCACGCGGCTGTTCCCCAAGTGCCGGCCGAGGATGCACCGCCACGACAG GTTGAACTCCGGTCTGGAGGGCCGGGAACACAGCATCAACAACGTTTCCTCGGACGAAGAGCGCGAGAGCCAACTGGTCATACTCAACTCCAAGGGGAGCGCCTACAAACTTAGAGACTCCAG GATAATAGAAATAGCAGGCGGCCGAGAGCTCTACTCGCAGAGTCGAACCAAAGCGGTTCGGAAGCTAAGACACAGCAACACACACAAACATAACCTTCGGAACAAGGTGCGCTCTCTGGGCAAGGACACACTCGACTATTCGGACAATCTTAGTAAcgag ATATCCTTGCACAGGCTAAACAATGAGCCTAAAAAAATGATATCACGGCACACGTCACCGACATACACAAATGGGGACCGTGAACCCATCATAGAAGAGACGATGGGGATTCCCAAAAACAGTTCGCCAATTCTAGACCCCCATAAAACGAATGACGCGAGCACTAAGACTAGCCCCATAGCGGTCGTTGCGGACGGAGAGGTCGTCGTTTTTGACGATAACGAGGACTGGAAAG TGATATTGAATTCTGTGTCCCTAGGTCTTCGGATGGACCCGGATGCTAGTGATCACGAGATCGATATGAGTGTAAAAAGAACTTTAGACAATATGAAAAACGGTGACAGTGATGTGATGAACAATAAAAGTGAGTTAAGTGAGAGTGAGTCGAGTCCTGGGGAGGAAAGGAGTGATGCAAGCCCTTCTGGTGTTTGGATGTCAGAGGATGAAGATAAGGGGAGGGTTACAAGGGTGATTGGGGAGCTGCCTATAGCAGAATATGAGGGGTCACCGCGGAGATATGGCATTGGCAGTCAAAAACAGACTGTCAGGTCGCCGAGGCCCGGATTTCCGCAG CGCATAGTGACAGAGAGCAGAGACGTAACGCCGCCATCAGGGTCAGCAGCATTCGACTACCTGTACGAGTTCTCCGAGACACGGAAGGTTCTCGAAGAGTTCTTCAGGTGTCCCGCGGTAGCTGGCCATACGCAGCTCAACAGCAACGATGAGATTGTTAACTTTCAG GAGTTAGATTACGAGCTCCGCCGTCAAACGCAAGACTGTCCGTCGGAGAACGGAGTTGAGGGGAGCGACGCGGAGTGGCCGCACACAGACACGCTGGACTCACCACACACGGCGCACAACCACACCAACTTCCTAGGATTACAG CAACAACGCGAGTGCTACGGCGAGCCCAACGTAGCGGCCCTCCGGGTCGGATCAGCGTGGAGCGGCTCCGCGTCCCCCGCCGCCCCGCCGCCCCGCACCCGTGCTCCACTCGCCTTGTCTCCTGAAACAAGCGACGAGGGTAGTGATCTCTCGCTCATCATCATGGAAAACGAGCTGAGCGAGATGAAAG TTCAAATGGACGCAAGTCGCGTGGTGGTGACGCACCTGCCCATCGTGGAGGACGGACTGTCGTCTGGCCACGCCTCAGACAATGACAATAATAACCAACTGCCGACCTTACAACAG GGGCATTCTTCAGTGATAATTGAGGAGATTGTGGAGAACGGAACCAGCGCGGAGGCTCACGTGCTTTCTGACGCCGACCTACACTCGTTGGATCCTCTAG CGTGCAGCGAAGTGtccccgccgccgcccgcgccggcgccgcaCCGCCCCGCCGACGAGCCCGAGCGCGCGCCGCACCAGCCGCACCAGCCGCACCAGCCACACCAGCCGCACCAGCCACACCAGCCACACACGCCACATGTAGCGCACGACGATTATCCCAATAG TAGGAAAAGGCCCTCATCAGCGCAGAGTACAGACTCCGTGGAAATCAAACCTGCGAGTGGAGATGAAG ATGAAGCGGACACGGACCTGGAGACTGACAGACTATTAGGGCAGCAGAGGACGGACGACCAGGGATTCTTCGACGATAAG GGATGGCGCAAACCGAAATCACGTACAGTGATGCCAGCGGGCAGCGTCTCCGGCGGCGCGCGGTCTCCTCCACACGACGATCAGGATGAAACACATCATAATGGGAAG gataAAGATGGAAAAAAGAAAAGCAAAAATAAAGAAG ACATGCGTTCAGTTCTCATCGAAGGCGTATTATTCCGAGCGCGTTACCTCGGCTCAACCCAACTGGCTTGCGAAGGACAGCCAACTAAAGCCACCAGGATGCTCCAGGCCGAAGAGGCTGTCTCCAGAATCAAG TGGGGCTGCGAGGGCCCGTACTCCGGCGTGTACGCGGCGCCGGCCGCCGTGTTCCGGCTCACTTTCCTGGGCTCGGTCGAGGTGGAGGAGGACAAGCGGCGACGGAAACGCCTCAAGAAGAACATGGTTGAGGAGGCGGTCAATAAGATTAAGGTGCGG GCTCCCGAAGGTGAAAACCAGCCAAGCACAGAAGTAGATCTCTTTATATCGACGGAGAAAATCATGGTCCTGAACACAGAACTAAAAGAAATCATGATGGACCACGCGCTCCGGACCATTTCGTACATCGCTGATATAGGGGACCTGGTGGTTCTCATGGCTAGGAGAAGGTTTGTGCCGCACGAGACGGATTCTGATCAACCGAAATTGAACAGGACGCCCAAGATGATATGCCACGTTTTTGAGAGTGAAgag GCGCAATTCATAGCACAATCCATCGGCCAAGCGTTCCAAGTGGCATACATGGAGTTCCTGAAAGCGAACGGGATCGAGGACCACAGCTTCGTCAAAGAAATGGACTATCAGGAAGTCCTGAACAGCCAGGAGATCTTTGGAGATGAATTACAGATGTTCGCCAAGAAGGAGCTGCAGAAGGAGGTGGTGGTGCCGAAGACGAAGGGCGAGATTCTGGGGGTGGTGGTGGTGGAGTCGGGGTGGGGTTCCATGTTGCCGACGGTGGTGATCGCTAATTTGGCACCAGCGGGTGCGGCGGCGAGGTGTGGGCAGCTCAATATAG GTGATCAAATAATCGCAATAAACGGCGTGAGCCTAGTCGGACTACCGCTATCAACGTGTCAGACGTACATAAAGAACTCCAAGAACCAAACGGTGGTGAAGCTGACGGTGGTGCCGTGTGCGCCCGTGGTGGAGGTCAAGATTAAACGGCCTGACACCAAGTATCAGCTCGGGTTCAGCGTGCAGAATGGAGTG ATATGCAGCTTACTCCGTGGCGGCATCGCCGAGCGCGGCGGCGTGCGCGTCGGTCACCGCATCATCGAGATCAACTCGCAGAGCGTCGTCGCCGTTCCGCACGAGCGCATCGTCAACCTGCTGGCGACATCTGTGGGCGAG atcCTAATGAAAACGATGCCGACCTCCATGTTCCGGCTGCTGACGGGCCAGGAAAACCCCGTGTTCATATAA